The following proteins are co-located in the Sulfurovum sp. TSL6 genome:
- the gltX gene encoding glutamate--tRNA ligase, translating to MLRFAPSPTGDMHIENLRVALFNYMTARQKDVNFIVRIEDTDKERNITGKDTEIMEILEKFALPHDSVSHQSENLHIHQTLAIRLLEEKKAFVCTCTPKEIEADREEAKQNNVAYNYSGRCSTVGAEELKKLKEDKTPFVVRIKKPDAPIINHDLIKGDIETAPNEVDSFVILKSDGTPTYNFACACDDMISGISLIIRSEDHLSNTPKQTHIKTLLGYEQETEYAHLPIILNSKGEKMDMQDDASSIKWLFEQGFIPDAIVNYLISLGNETPTEIFTMPEALEWFDLSKLSKSPVKFDIDTLRFINAEHLKRLDDKLLSTLFGFADEDIGKLAKLYLEEASTINELESKINPIFAPKNFEGEWSAQMHTLEDIIHNAPMINDFNAFKAHLMKESGLEGKNFFTPLRLILTGAEHGPELSQIYSLIKPYLLEVAS from the coding sequence ACGTATAGAAGATACGGATAAAGAGCGAAACATCACTGGCAAAGATACTGAGATCATGGAGATCCTTGAGAAGTTCGCGCTTCCTCACGACAGCGTCTCTCACCAGAGTGAGAACCTTCATATACACCAAACACTGGCGATCAGACTCCTTGAAGAGAAAAAAGCATTTGTCTGTACCTGTACACCCAAAGAGATCGAGGCAGACAGAGAAGAGGCAAAACAGAATAATGTGGCTTACAACTACAGCGGACGGTGTTCAACTGTAGGTGCAGAAGAGCTAAAAAAACTCAAAGAAGATAAGACACCATTTGTCGTGCGTATCAAAAAACCTGATGCACCGATAATCAACCATGACCTTATCAAGGGAGATATTGAGACTGCACCCAATGAAGTAGACTCTTTTGTCATTTTAAAAAGTGACGGAACACCTACTTATAACTTTGCTTGTGCCTGTGATGATATGATCTCAGGGATCAGTCTCATCATCCGTAGTGAGGACCACCTCTCAAACACTCCGAAACAAACACATATCAAAACACTTCTTGGTTATGAGCAGGAGACAGAGTACGCACATTTGCCTATCATACTTAACAGTAAAGGTGAGAAGATGGATATGCAGGATGATGCCAGCTCGATCAAGTGGCTTTTTGAGCAGGGATTCATACCCGATGCGATCGTCAACTACCTGATCTCACTTGGCAACGAAACACCCACAGAGATCTTTACCATGCCTGAGGCACTCGAATGGTTTGATCTGAGCAAACTTTCCAAATCACCTGTAAAGTTTGACATAGATACACTCCGTTTTATCAACGCAGAACACCTTAAACGTCTGGATGACAAACTTCTCTCTACACTCTTTGGTTTTGCAGATGAAGACATCGGAAAACTGGCTAAGCTCTACCTTGAAGAGGCAAGTACGATCAACGAACTTGAATCGAAGATCAACCCTATCTTTGCACCTAAAAATTTTGAAGGTGAATGGAGTGCCCAGATGCACACCCTAGAAGACATCATCCATAATGCTCCTATGATAAATGACTTTAACGCATTTAAAGCACACCTTATGAAAGAGAGTGGACTGGAAGGGAAGAACTTCTTTACACCCTTAAGACTCATTCTTACAGGTGCGGAACATGGACCTGAACTTTCCCAGATCTATTCGCTTATCAAACCATACTTACTGGAGGTAGCATCATGA
- a CDS encoding YggT family protein, giving the protein MNALIYAIVQTLHTVLNLYIWIVIIAALLSFVRPDPYNPIVQVLHRLTEPVLSFIRRKMPFVVLSGIDLSPLVVILGLQLIDNFMMRAVLG; this is encoded by the coding sequence ATGAATGCTCTTATCTACGCCATTGTACAAACTTTACACACAGTACTGAATCTTTATATCTGGATCGTGATCATTGCTGCACTGTTAAGTTTTGTACGACCTGATCCCTATAACCCTATCGTGCAGGTACTTCACCGTTTAACAGAACCTGTCCTAAGCTTTATCAGACGTAAAATGCCATTTGTTGTACTTTCAGGTATCGATCTCTCACCCTTGGTTGTGATCTTAGGTCTACAACTCATTGACAATTTTATGATGCGTGCTGTACTCGGATAA
- a CDS encoding transglycosylase SLT domain-containing protein, with the protein MRVKFLFLLLLLVLSMGTSTLHAKKFTYEQIHKMPKSIEKDYYIWRFLSQTNTTAAEAKKIIYEASRLNTKLRKAYNNRTGSTVELPKITATGETNKNWRRRSKAHKSFKHGLALMQQRKPKQAADYFEDASKNYVQRYDIDKSLFWLYLSTKEDEYIKLLRESCDVNIYTLMAADTINGRYPKTITESLWKSSTWGFDIEDPICWAKVKQKMHSGVDLDDLAEDHKSQETIGIYTYLKAKACNYTESYFPMPYRKAMKHMTPERQALIYAIARQESRFVPASVSRSFALGMMQFMPFLIEHVSKEKGEKIDYDEIFNPYKAIEYADYHLDYLTKYLYHPLFIAYAYNGGIGFTRRHITKKQNFRRGPYEPYMSMEKMENEEAREYGKKVLANYVIYLNKLGVTTRIFPLLSVLASPSETDKFRK; encoded by the coding sequence ATGCGCGTGAAGTTTCTTTTTCTTTTATTGCTGCTTGTACTCTCTATGGGTACATCCACACTGCATGCGAAAAAGTTCACCTACGAACAGATCCACAAGATGCCAAAGAGTATAGAAAAAGATTACTATATCTGGCGTTTTCTTTCACAGACCAACACTACAGCTGCTGAAGCCAAAAAGATCATCTATGAAGCAAGCAGACTCAATACAAAGCTTCGAAAAGCTTACAATAACAGAACCGGATCAACTGTTGAACTCCCAAAGATCACAGCAACCGGAGAAACAAACAAAAACTGGAGAAGAAGAAGCAAAGCTCACAAAAGTTTCAAGCATGGGCTTGCTCTGATGCAGCAAAGAAAGCCTAAGCAGGCAGCAGATTATTTTGAGGATGCTAGCAAAAATTATGTACAGCGTTATGACATAGACAAGTCTCTCTTCTGGCTCTATTTGAGTACCAAAGAGGATGAATACATCAAACTTTTACGTGAGAGCTGTGATGTCAATATCTATACATTAATGGCAGCAGACACGATAAACGGAAGATATCCAAAAACCATTACAGAATCCCTTTGGAAAAGTAGTACATGGGGGTTTGATATCGAAGACCCTATCTGTTGGGCTAAAGTCAAACAGAAGATGCATTCAGGTGTTGACCTGGATGATCTGGCAGAGGATCATAAGTCTCAAGAAACGATCGGAATCTATACCTACCTCAAAGCCAAGGCCTGTAACTATACGGAGTCTTACTTCCCCATGCCTTACCGTAAGGCCATGAAACATATGACACCGGAAAGACAAGCACTTATCTATGCTATAGCAAGACAAGAGAGTCGTTTTGTACCGGCTTCTGTCTCACGTTCCTTTGCATTGGGTATGATGCAGTTTATGCCATTTCTCATCGAACATGTTTCCAAAGAGAAAGGTGAGAAGATAGATTATGATGAGATATTCAATCCCTACAAGGCCATAGAGTATGCAGATTACCACCTTGACTATCTTACCAAGTACCTTTACCATCCACTTTTCATAGCCTATGCTTACAATGGAGGTATAGGCTTTACAAGAAGACATATAACTAAAAAACAAAACTTCAGAAGAGGTCCTTATGAACCCTATATGAGTATGGAAAAAATGGAAAACGAAGAAGCTAGAGAATATGGAAAAAAGGTTCTGGCAAATTATGTCATCTATCTCAATAAACTTGGGGTGACAACACGTATATTTCCACTTTTAAGCGTACTGGCCTCACCTTCTGAAACCGATAAATTCAGGAAGTAA
- the mobB gene encoding molybdopterin-guanine dinucleotide biosynthesis protein B, translated as MSKRVAVAFTGPSNSGKTTLVEKVAQILIKERKVAIIKNDPKDKAQFDVEGKDSHKFSQTGAEVVVTSPTRTTYFSQREKTLDDIVAMINDFDILLVEGLKTLPLPRIAVFRNKIDESYFACSEAIAIDDTIDIASYTIPENIDILDLNNTAQIIEWIHEHAQQL; from the coding sequence GTGAGTAAAAGAGTTGCTGTTGCATTTACCGGTCCATCAAACAGTGGGAAAACCACTCTGGTAGAAAAAGTTGCACAAATATTGATAAAAGAACGTAAAGTAGCCATCATAAAAAATGATCCTAAAGACAAAGCACAGTTTGATGTAGAAGGAAAAGACAGCCATAAATTCTCACAAACAGGTGCAGAAGTCGTGGTCACTTCACCTACACGTACCACCTACTTCTCACAAAGAGAAAAAACATTGGACGATATCGTAGCCATGATCAATGACTTTGATATTCTACTTGTTGAAGGGCTTAAAACGCTTCCGCTGCCGCGTATTGCTGTTTTCAGAAACAAGATCGATGAAAGTTATTTTGCCTGCAGTGAAGCCATAGCGATTGATGACACTATAGACATTGCAAGCTATACTATACCGGAGAATATCGATATACTTGACCTGAATAACACTGCCCAGATCATAGAGTGGATCCATGAGCATGCACAACAATTATAA
- a CDS encoding class 1 fructose-bisphosphatase, giving the protein MLTIFETIEKIAIKIDHAIKTEDLGYSDSSNTSGEDQLKLDVKSDYIVEEAFKDVSLVKALVSEEKEGVLALHDNGKYTVCYDPLDGSSLADVNLSVGSIFGIYEGELKAENLVASAYVVYGPRIELVTARKGSNPKHYRAQEGLFNFISEITLDEKGKLNAPGGTQQNWIEYHKTFVDSLFAEGYRLRYSGGMVPDLHQILLKGGGIFSYPATSDKPNGKLRQLFEVIPFAFMYEQAGGQAINDKGLRLMELIPGHPHDTSPCFFGSNYEITKLKDAYGIKA; this is encoded by the coding sequence ATGTTAACCATATTTGAAACCATAGAAAAAATTGCGATCAAAATAGACCATGCGATCAAAACAGAAGACCTAGGGTACAGTGACAGCTCAAACACATCTGGGGAAGATCAACTTAAACTGGATGTAAAAAGCGACTATATTGTAGAAGAAGCTTTTAAAGATGTCTCTCTTGTAAAAGCCTTGGTAAGTGAAGAAAAAGAAGGTGTCTTAGCGTTACATGATAATGGTAAATACACTGTCTGTTATGACCCTTTAGATGGTTCAAGCCTGGCAGATGTCAACCTCTCTGTAGGGTCTATCTTCGGTATCTATGAAGGTGAATTGAAAGCTGAAAATCTTGTAGCCTCTGCTTATGTTGTGTATGGTCCGCGTATTGAACTTGTAACAGCAAGAAAAGGTAGTAACCCGAAACATTACAGAGCACAGGAGGGTCTTTTCAACTTCATCTCCGAGATCACACTCGATGAAAAAGGAAAACTCAATGCTCCTGGCGGGACACAACAAAACTGGATCGAATATCACAAAACATTTGTAGATAGCCTTTTTGCTGAAGGGTACCGTCTCAGATACTCTGGCGGTATGGTACCCGACCTTCACCAGATCCTTTTAAAAGGTGGCGGGATCTTCTCATACCCTGCTACATCAGACAAACCAAATGGTAAACTCAGACAGCTTTTTGAAGTCATTCCTTTTGCTTTCATGTATGAACAGGCTGGTGGACAAGCCATTAATGATAAAGGGTTGAGACTGATGGAACTTATTCCAGGTCACCCGCATGATACAAGCCCTTGTTTCTTCGGTTCCAATTATGAGATCACTAAACTAAAAGATGCTTATGGGATCAAAGCGTAA
- a CDS encoding GIY-YIG nuclease family protein has product MYYVYIVKCADETLYTGIATELERRIEEHNGSDKGAKYTRVRRPVSLVYSEEYADRSSASKREYEIKKKMSRAEKLKLIKSY; this is encoded by the coding sequence ATGTATTATGTGTATATAGTAAAGTGTGCAGATGAGACACTTTATACGGGTATCGCTACAGAATTGGAACGTCGTATAGAAGAGCATAACGGCTCGGATAAAGGGGCAAAATATACACGTGTCAGAAGACCTGTAAGCTTAGTTTATAGCGAAGAGTACGCAGATAGAAGTTCAGCTTCTAAACGTGAGTATGAGATCAAAAAAAAGATGAGCAGGGCAGAGAAGTTGAAGTTGATAAAGTCTTATTAG